Proteins from one Sylvia atricapilla isolate bSylAtr1 chromosome 1, bSylAtr1.pri, whole genome shotgun sequence genomic window:
- the CCDC102B gene encoding coiled-coil domain-containing protein 102B isoform X3, translated as MMNQNMNLDSIQKQMEDIDIFGTQPTQHDQLDRCWQPGDHLCHSNLPSQSFYPNSPHYAHMDRSYSSDWEIFEAVKIQELEEVKARAAQMEKTMRWWSDCTANWREKWSKVRGERNKAQEEARQLRIKLDSVIKELSVLKKINQDLVSEKENLANGTPWKTECCCSEISYIKKDQNLLMFLEPEPPKDLNKIIKIPGAEDTKKDVNKDQCNDNKKFRPKPPDFFPNELPSIYLEEPKISLGTTAKTTENDFIHVSVLNLRLAEMRKILQKEREMNVFLEKEMEKMENELFLWKWKYEELRQSKLESLKQSKEGEEGEHRIWDQTKFLVCCWRFYHDSE; from the exons ATGATGAATCAAAACATGAATTTAGACTCCATTCAGAAACAAATGGAAGACATAGATATTTTTGGGACCCAACCAACACAACATGATCAATTAGATAGATGTTGGCAACCAGGTGACCATCTGTGTCATTCAAATCTTCCGTCTCAAAGTTTCTACCCAAATTCACCTCATTATGCACATATGGATAGAAGTTACAGCAGTGACTGGGAAATTTTTGAAGCAGTAAAAATTCAGGAACTGGAGGAAGTcaaagccagagctgcccaAATGGAGAAGACCATGCGCTGGTGGTCAGATTGCACCGCTAATTGGAGGGAGAAATGGAGCAAAGttagaggagaaagaaataaagcacaAGAGGAAGCAAGACAATTGAGAATCAAATTAGACAGTGTCATAAAAGAGCTAAgtgtgcttaaaaaaataaatcaggatttAGTAAGTGAGAAGGAAAACTTAGCGAATGGAACTCCTTGGAAAACGGAATGCTGTTGCTCAGAAATATCCTATAttaaaaaagaccaaaaccTGTTAATGTTTTTGGAACCAGAACCTCCAAAAGACCTAAACAAAATCATCAAAATTCCTGGGGCAGAAGACACAAAGAAG gatGTAAACAAAGACCAATGCAATGACAATAAAAAATTCAGGCCAAAGCCTCCTGATTTCTTCCCCAATGAACTTCCCAGCATCTATTTGGAGGAACCTAAAATAAGTTTGGGCACTACAGCAAAGACAACAGAGAATGATTTTATACATGTATCAGTCTTAAACTTACGTTTGGCTGAGATGAGGAAAATCttacagaaggaaagaga aatgaATGTATTtctggagaaagaaatggaaaagatggaaaatgaattatttctttggAAGTGGAAATATGAAGAACTAAGACAAAGCAAGCTGGAAAGCCTGAAACAG